GATGTCATCAATAAACACCACTATGAATCGGTCCAGGAATGgtttgaacactctgttcataaggtccatgaagGCTGCAGGCGCATTGGTCAGTTcaaaaggcatcactgtgaactcataatgcccatatcttgtccgaaaagctgttttggggatatcttcagccctgaccttcagTTGGTTGTATCCAGTCCTCAGATCCAATTTGGAAAAGACTGAGGCTCCCTTCAGCTGATCAAATAGGTCGTCTATCCTCGGTAGagggtacttgttcttgatagtgatcttgttcagttctctatagtcgatgcacaatctcatgctctcatctttcttctttacaaagagtacTGGAGCTCGCCATGGGGACACACTTGGTCGAACTTGTTTTTTGTCCAGCAATTCTAGAAGTTGTTCCTTTAACTCCTTGAGTTCAGCCGGTGCCATCTGTAAGGTGCTTTCGAAATTGGTGCTGCACTAGGAACCAGATTAATTTCGAACTCAACTTCGCGGTCCGGGATTGCCCCTGGGAGTTCTTCTGGAAAAACATCCGGGAAATCACATACTATTGGGATGTCTTCCATCCTCAGTTCGACTCCTCCTTGCACTTCGCTGATCATCGCTAGGTAGATGTCTTCTCCGGACCTTATGGCCTTCCTTGCTTGGGAAGCGGAAAGGAGTGATTTTCGTTCCTTGGACTTACCATGATACACAAGGTCTTTCTGATTTGGGGTTCGGAGCTTAACTCTTTTCCCTTTACAGTCCACCATTGCATTATTTCtagctaaccaatccattcttAGAATGAAGTCGAAGTCGGCCATAATTAATTGTATCAAGTCGGCACTGAAAGTCTGATTAGCAATACTGATCTTACAATCCCTGTGAATCTCATGGGTTTCTATGGCCTTACTTCTAGGTGTGGCTATTCGAAAAGTTTCAGCTAATAATTCGAGCTTAAGTCATAATTTCTTAGCGAATCTCTTAGACATAAAGGAATGCGTAGCACCATAATCAAATAACGCATAAGCAGGAACTTTTTGAATTAGGATGGTACCTGACACGAATTCATTGGCGTTGTCTGCCTCCTCCTGAGTCATGGCAAAGACCCTGGCGTTAGGTTTGTCCTCCTTTGGCTTGTTGGGGTTAGCTCCCACATTCGACCCAGTTTCTTTGTTGGGCCCGGCTGCTTGATTGGCGGCAGTAGGACATTCTGCGATTCGGTGCCCTATTTTCCCACATCTGAAGCATACACCACTAGCTCTTCGGCACTCCCCTGTGTGTCTGAAATGGCATGTCGGGCACGGCTTGGGTCCTTGATAGTTGGCTGCTGAGGGTTGCCCTGAATAAGGCCCGCCTGATTGATTGGGTTTCCTGAAATTCTGACCACCCTAAGAAGACTGACCGATATGAGGACGCTTGTTCTTATTCTCTTCTTCTCTTCGACGGATGTCGATTACAGCTCGGATAGCTGTGCCCATAAGATCTGCAAAATTGGCGGGCTAATAAACTGCTAAGGCCGACTGGATTcggctgttcaatcccttcttgaaaCGGTGCAGCTTCAAAACTTCGTCCGCCATGATTGCCGGAGCGTATGACCCAAGGGCATTAAACTGAGATGTGTACTCCACTACTGACATATCTGGAGCTTGAGTGAGATTTTCAAACTCACTTAAATTCTGGAATCTGACTTCTGCCGGATAGTACTGTTTCAGAAATGTTTCTCGGAAGTTTTGCCATGTGATTGGTCCAGTAGAGGTCATGGCTGGCAAGACTGCTTCCCACCACTTAGCTGCTCTGTCTTCCAGGAAAGGCACAATCACATCCACTTTGAATGCCTCGGGAACTTCCAATAGCCTCAACTGAGTCTCGACACTCTTTAGCCAACTCTGGCCAACTTCAGGATCGGCGTCCCCTCTGAATGTCAGACACCTATTCTTACGGAGAGACTCGTAATGAAATTTGACTCCattcggtggtggtggtggtgaagGTGGTTGATTGGTGTTCGGGTTTCCCAACCCTTGCAGTGTTGTCGCCACTATGGTGGCTATGGCCATAAGATCAGCTTGGCTTAGGCCCACTCTGGGAGGTGGATTTCCGCCAGTATTTGGATCTTCATTATTGTCGTTGCAGTTGTTGGCGTACCGCGGGTTGCGATTGTTTCGTGGAGGTCTTCTGGCCATCTCCTACAAGTGTACAAGTTTCTAAGGGTTTGTCGCATTTATAAGGAAGACAAGAATAATAAATGATGCAGAATAAAGATTGGGATCACCGGATAATAAGCAAATAAGTGGCCATCCAACAACAAAACGCAGAATCAAAGGTACTGAAAGTAAGACTGAATCAAATGTCTAGTACGGAAACAAAAGTGCAACATATGTAAAACCTCCTAGGTGGTCAAGTTTTCCACTTGTTGCCTCCTCTCGAAATTACTAGCTCTCAGCCTTCTGATAGTCTTATCCTGGTTTCCTAGAGCCAATTCTCTTAAACGTATAATAGCCTGAGTGCGCGTGCGAGGTTGGTGATGGTCCAACTGAATCATCTCCCTATGAGTAATCGGGACTACGTTCTTACGAGCAGTGACATGCATCATAAATATGACAGAATAAAATATCAGGGTCATATAGAGTCAAGtatatgaaaataattaaaattttcgaaaatttccaaaaatggaaagttttgAGATATACATATTGATTCGAAGCAAatgtcgagaggattccagAACAGTTGACGGAATCGAATTCAGAGTTTCCTACGAAAAGTTATAGGGGTTACAAAACTttcctaaaacggcaaaaacGAGATTTCGGAGGCCTAAACGAAGGAATTTCTCGATTTCGACCCCTACCTCAAGACGAAGTGGTGAAAATTTCTTGTTGGGCCGTTTCGGAGGGGATAGCATCGGCCTAGAGTGAAAATTCCACCAAAACCTTTTTCGTAAAAAATCCCTTCCCacccggattatgaacctgacgGCTATGAtatcacttaaatgtcacgccccgcgatcggggttagtcgacatcggcgttgttcatcaatcacacaatcgaaaaacaaccagcctcgtagcacagtataaaccgaaaccagtttatttcataaattctcAAAAAAATACCCAtgtctttacaactgaaataaTGCGGAACGTCtaacaaataataattaaaaaaaacgaaaattcgAAATAGCATGGATACTAAAAATCTAATgaatcaccagccccaaaattgttcGGACTCTTCTTACTCAACCCGTTCTTCGAATAGATCTGGGGAGGagagagtaaggggtgagtattttgggaaatactcagcaagtgggggccgttcgagcacaaaataacaacatgcataatattTCCAAAATGTATAACTTGTGCTACATTCACATCACATGCATAACAATTACcagacactgagattcatctactttcaatggcttactgatatcagtccctaatttttactcctctaagggggcgatgCCGTATAGTggttatgtcccccaccgcgtaagggtacgtcatggttgggattcccacccatatcaagttgaattctcAAAGTATCAAAACATAACTCATGCCAAAAATCGTAACCAGAAGGTGGTTGAAGAAGGATTGTACTCGACCGAATTTTTACAAAACCAAAAATACATGCATCGAAAATTCaacaatttaaaacaagcccacttactttAGATCTTGATGAAAAAACGTGAAAGGCTAGGGTTTCTTGCactgaaaatttcgaatttCCTTCTTCGGCGACTGGACGGCAGCGCTTCGCTACTCGGTTGAGCAGATCTCGAAAATTCCTAGGGGAACTAGGGAGAGcaacttgaaaatttggagTGAATTGAGGTGTGAATTTTGAGATACTAGGCccttctatttataggggttgacTGCTATCTCGATCGTGTATCATCCACGCGTTTAAACTTGAATCAAATCTTCATCTAGAATCGTGATCTATCCATGATCTTGGGTGATATCCGAAATCTAAATCTTTCATCTCtatcaaatttcgaaattatctATTATATACACCATTGAATTCGAATTCTAGGGATTGTATTATCctttgtttgatttttatcTCGGTATCTCAAAATCATCTCAATCTTAGATCTTTATCTGTTCAACGTTCAaaaatatacacgatattatcttaaatttttgagttcaaaATATTGCACACGATAGAATTATCCAGTCAACCTTTAGAAAATCTTAGTATTctaaaattaaaaatactatCATGATAAAACTGAAATCTTGGATTTTACATCAATGGTGACTCCTTCTTGAAGTTACTGTTAGGATTTTGATATGTTCTATAACTTTTATTCAAGAATCTTGAGAATTTCTTGATGAACAGTGACATAACATCATTGCTGATATGTTCAACAGTCTTCTCTGGTACTGGGTCAACAATGGTCATGGCAAGGGCCTTGATTGAATGATTTGAGGTAGATTCTTCTCCGCTTCTAGTTTCTAATTCAAACTCGTATGCCTTTAGATCGACAAAAAAGTCATGCAATTCCACTTTAAGATCATTTGATTCTTTTATTGAAGTTATTTTCACATATCATTTTCTTGGAAGATCTTTTATAACTTTTAATGTAACTTCCCCGTTGATGTACTCTTTTCCAAGACCTCGGAACTCGATTATAGTGCTACTTATTCTCTCGTCAAAGTCCTTTAAAGATTATTCTGAATTCATCTTGAGTTTTTGAATTTCTATACGGCTACTGTgagtttgttttattttgtcTTATCATTTCTCTCATAGAGCTGAATCAGGTTGTCTCATATTTATTTcgcagtagaacacatctttGTCCTACAAAATGTGCTTTTGTCAAAAATCTTGTATAATATATCTTTTGTCACATTATCTAGGTTTTTGTCATCAGTGGTCCATTTTGATCGTGGTTTTTCTAGTATTTGTGGTGCACCATGTGTAATTGGCTAATGCAATGTGATTTTGAATAGTCtgtcattaattaataattcttAATATTTTTAGAGTGTGTTTGGATCGATGTACATTCAAATGTTTTTTGTTGTTTAGAAAAATAATACCATAAACTTCAAATTTACCGTGTTTATATAGTATTTCTTGTTGATTAAAACTGATTTCAAGTTCACCTagtcacaaacttatttaaaattcattttatttatatcaatatgtataaataataagatataaaaattataatagaAATCAATTGAAATCCAGCCATCCAAACGTAAGCCAACTATTATAACCAAAAGAACAAAATTTGTTGAACTGTTAACGGGGCATTTGCAAATATGGCCTCCCCACAACAAAATTTTAAGGTCAAAGGCCTCATATAGTTTTTTTTGGTCAATAAGCCTTcctataattaaatttaatcaaaatattaattaatagttaatctaaatattaattaatagggTTTGTGGCCAATTGAGAAACACCACCCAAATCAACGTAAGGTTCTCATCTCTCTCTTCCTCTCTTCTCTTCATTTCTTCCTTCCATCGCATCTTGCCCATTTTTCTCCCATTTTTATCATTCTCCATCTTCATTTCATTTCTAACTTTTTTAACCTCTTCATTTTCTCTTcttcaaaaaatataaattagaaTCAAAGATTAATAACATTTTCATTCTTATGCAATACGTGTTTTCATAGGATCATTGGAATATTAGTATAAGGTATTTTATTTGGGCATTTATGTTTTCATGTGTGTGGATTATCAGCTACTCAAGTAATTTGATTTCTCATTCAGTttgttaaaacatttatttcagtcggttaaattatatatttcagTTGGTCAATAGCATTCATTCGGTcggttaaatcatatattacagTCGGTCGGTCGGTTAAATCATATATCACAGTCGCTTAATGTCATTCAGTCAGTCGGTTCATATTCAGTAGGTTGAAACATTTATTTCCGTAGGTTAAGTTATGCATTGCAGTCGGCCAATATCATTCAATCAGTCGATTATAGTTATATATTTCCAACTCCCTTACAtccattatttatattttttttcagaTTGTGTGGACAACGATATGATTCAAAtcttaattaattttgatgatgaATGGAAGGTTGACGGTGAACATAAATATTCATGATGTGATGGAAGTAATTCAGGATGACATTCTATATCTATTGATGATAGTAATGTAAGTATTGAAGATGTTGAAGATGCAATTTTTGAGACACTTCATTTGGATAGACATGATATGGTATTGAAGCTAAGTTACTTGCCGAAATTTGAGGCATGTAATCCAAGGccaatatatataaaaagctCAAGAGCATTGACAACATATTTGTCTTTTGGCATTTCAAATGTTAGACCTTTACTTCATGTTGAATTATCAAAACAAGTGGCTTTGAAACAAGTTATGAAAAAACTGACAATGCTAAAGATCTTGAAGTTTGTAGAGATCATAATGATGAGATGGATGACAATTGTGAAACTGAAGTATATGGTGGTAACGAGAGAACATATGATGAATATTTTGATGgagtattttttgaaaatgacTTAGACAAAAATGAAATGAATGAGCATGAGAATGAGGTGGATGAAACAACAAGTATTGATAATGTGGTAACAGAAATTGTTGAGAATGAATTTGTTGTGAATGAAGAGAATCATGTTGAAGAGCTTACATTGTGTACAACTCATAATCCacaagttgaattttcttatccTGAACAAGATGTGCAAGATTCTACATTATTAGCCACAGTAGGAGATGCTGAAGGGAATGTGACTTATTCTTTTAATGATTTGTCTAATGTTTTTGTCGGTCAAGAGTTTGAGAGTAAAGATGAATTTCAAACAGAATTGTTTAAATGCGTCCTCCTTTGAAATAGATGTCCGAAAatccaacaaaaaaatttatgatgtTAGATGTGTTACACCGAGTTGCAGTTGAAAAACACGTGCATCGCAAATAGAGAATTTATCACAATTCTGTATATGTGTTTATCATAACACACATACTTGTAACCTTTCATATCGGAGGAAAATGCATCGACAAGCAACATCAGACTTTGTAGCAAAGATTttggttgaaaattttaaaggacAACTCATTTTGCCTGAACCAAAAACCATAATTACAATGATGCAAAATAAAAGTGTTGAAATTAGTTACTTCAAAACATGGAGGAGAATACAACTTGCTTTGGATAAGTTGGCAGTCCTAAAGAGAGTTATCGAATTGTGCCTTATATTTGTACATGATTGAACAAGTGAACAGAGGCTTGAAAACTGATTTGGTGACACATTCAACAGGTAGATTTAAATATATGTTTCTAGCATACGAGACATGCATTGATGGATTTCATAGAATGAGAAAAGTTATAAGAGACAGACTGATGTGTAGACGAGTTGTTCAATTTTTTGTATTGATGGATTTAAATATGCATTGATGGATTTAAATATATCTGCCGAAAAAAATGCCCTAAGAGACAGACTGATGTGTAGACGAGTTGTTCAATTTTTTGTTTACGATGTTGTATTTGCATGTTGATTAGTTTTTTGTCAAGTTTGTTGTTTGAACAGGTTGTGCATGCAGATATAATTTGAATTGTCATTTACTGGTTTAATGCATATATATTCAGTCAGTTCAATGTGTTTAATCAATCGGTTACTGTATGTAGTTCAGTCAGTTCAATGTGTTTCAGACTGATGCGTATTAGTTTTTATCAAGTTTGTTGTATGAACATGTTGTGCATGCATATATAATTTGAATGGTCATTTAGTGGTTTAATGCATATATATTCGGTCTGTTCAATGTGTTTAATCAGTCGGTTAaacgtatatatatatctgttgattcaatgtttttaatcagTCTGTTGCTGAATATATTTCAGTCGGTTCAAATGCAAATATATTTCAGTGTTTAATCATTCAGTTAATGCATATATTTCAATAAGTTCAATGTGTTCAATCAGTCAGTTAATACAAATATATCAGTCGGTTCAAAGTGTCTAAAATCAGTTGGTTTAAAAGCATACATTTCAATTAACGTATAGCGTTTCAGTGGGATACACTCTTTATTTCGGTTGGTTATACCATACATTGCAGTCGGTTATACCATGTATTTCAGTCACTTCAGCGTGTTTAATCATTTGGTTAATGTAAATATATCAGTTGGTCAAATGTAAAATCGGTCTGCTAATGAAAATATATCGGTCGGTTAATGCAAGAATATCAGTCGGTTAATGAACATAGTTActaaatcaatcggtatatggCTAAATATCATATAACTCTAATAGTTTATCTGATAGTCAGTATAATCGTGGGTTACACTGTTCGAAGACTTACCGTTTTTTGCTTTTTTGCTCAACACAacttcttttttcttcaaatcaagCTTCAAATCACAAACAGCTCCTTTGAAAGCTATTGTACCCCAAGGGTACTtattaaaaacatcaaaatcatcaaTCAGGCTAAAAATCTCTTTATCAACTTGAGGATTCTTAACTGGAGCCATAGGCCATAGTACACCACAGCCGAAGTACAAACAAGCCATCTTCACTCTCTCTATACTCAACAACTCATCCACACTTTTCAAATCCTTCAACTTCATTTCAATTTCCTTCACAGATAATTTATCACTACCTTGAAAATATCTATCACAAAAGTCTGAAACTTCTACTATTTCATCAGAAAAATTATCAGAACAATCCAACCCTGTTATCAATGCATACTCCATTCTAGAAAACCTGACTGGTCTATCATTTACAACAAACCACATTTCATCATCGTCTGTTGCATACACTTGTCTCATCACCATAAACCATAAAATCTGACTAGATAAATTATAATCCGCAACATACTTAATCATATTGCCAAATTGTGTGTTTTCAATCATGAAGCCATGTCCTGCTCATTCAAGCAATAAATTCACTGACATTTTTATATTTGGAATGTACACTTAACTTGCAACTAAAATACTTCTCATCTGATAGTTGAGATTGAAGATTaacctgaaaaaaaaaattaatcaagtCAACTAGTagtatcaataaattaaatactcaATTATGTGAAATTCATGAAATTTATATGAAATTTAAAGAGCaatacaaaaaataatttttttcaaaacaaaaatgaaCATACCCAAATCTTTTGTTCAACCATCTCCGACATTCTTCGTTCTACCAACAAGAAGTTTCAAGGAGAAGAGATCTTGATCGAAAAAAATAATCAACTTCAAAATTCATAGATTACATGAAATCTTTGATATTAAAAGATTGAGACAAAGTCAATCAATAATATCAATAACTCAATCATTTCAATCTACATACATGCTTATTGGTTATTTCATTaacaaactgaatatgttaaaattcatgaaatttcTAAAGCAATAATGAACATACCTAAATCTTGTGTGCAACCATCTCCGATTTTTTTCTCCTTTAGGAATTTCAGTTGGTTGATGCCTTTAGTTGGATATAGACATGGATAGTATACTTAATCCatccaaaaactgaaataacaaaatttcattaaatttatgAAAGTTGTTCcaataacaaaataattatGATATACTTAATAACAATATGTAAACTTTTgttttaaatcattatttaacTAATATGAATTGCTATTGATACTGTATCAAGTTCATTATCTCTTATAGTATCCATTCTCTCttatttcttcttttttggAGCTGTCAAGTTCAAATTGAGAAATTTATGAACCCAATCACCTCAGCAACTCATCAAACGtgttatgaaatatttttttcttactaACTCAAAACCACTCACTATTAAAAAAATCGCCACCTAAATAATCGAATCATCAAAAAACAGAaagaacataattcaatatcaatGCAACATGCTTTCTTTGCTGTCTCACTTCCTAAAAATTCTCAATCAACACCGAAAAATAAATAGTGCTTGTctcataattataaaataatatacaaaTAAAGCATAtgcctaatttatttaaatatatcttTTTCTACAATCTTGTAGAATATCctaacaaatcaaatatttgtgaGATAAAAAATATCACAACAGAACAAACGAGATATTTATGCAATACAATGCGTACAAGTAGCTTTTTGTGCGGCTGCCTGTGGTTATGATTGCAGCAGAATAAAGAAAATTAGCTGAGGCAAAGCAACATAGAAAGATAGAGAACATGCAAGATTATAAATCATGGGACATGGGATTTGGACCTGAAACAATCTGGCAAAGGAGGCAGCCGCAATGGTTTGGTGTCATCTTTGGCGGGCCTGAAGAAGGGTTTCTTTACTTCCTAGAAATGGCAGCAGAGGAAGATGAAGGAAGATGAAATGGTCGAGAACGAATGGAACGAGAAGAGGGGCTGGGGAGGGGATTACCGATTAAGTGATACTGATTAAGTGATATATTaggttttttattatttaaaataataatttaaataggGACAAGAATGACATTTATAGTGAGATGACTATTTTCGTAAATAACTTTTTGATGGAGTCTATTTTCCTAAATTTTCCCCCAAATATTTTGTGTAACCATCTCTGATATTCTTTCTTTTATCAACAAAAAGTTTCAAAGAGAAGAGAtcttgataaaaaaaaagtttaaaatcaactTCAAAATTGACGGAGgaaatgaaatatttgatataaaAGAAGTTGAAAGGTTAGGAAATTCATCTCCTGCAAGATTCcaattaatccataaacaaataaaataaaaaacggAATAACCATATATTATCTATCAAGTGTTTCGAAGTTCAAGCTTCTATCTATCACCATTAATGGATGCATTTAGCTCCTAACATTTTCTGAAGCATTATGATGGTGAGGTAGGAAAACATATATGTAAATTTAACATTGTAAATTCTCAAATAATTTCAACTTTAACTCACTAGCCCAATAgatgtttaaaattatttaacgCAAACATTC
The sequence above is a segment of the Primulina tabacum isolate GXHZ01 chromosome 6, ASM2559414v2, whole genome shotgun sequence genome. Coding sequences within it:
- the LOC142550227 gene encoding uncharacterized protein LOC142550227; translated protein: MARRPPRNNRNPRYANNCNDNNEDPNTGGNPPPRVGLSQADLMAIATIVATTLQGLGNPNTNQPPSPPPPPNGVKFHYESLRKNRCLTFRGDADPEVGQSWLKSVETQLRLLEVPEAFKVDVIVPFLEDRAAKWWEAVLPAMTSTGPITWQNFRETFLKQYYPAEVRFQNLSEFENLTQAPDMSVVEYTSQFNALGSYAPAIMADEVLKLHRFKKGLNSRIQSALAGGQNFRKPNQSGGPYSGQPSAANYQGPKPCPTCHFRHTGECRRASGVCFRCGKIGHRIAECPTAANQAAGPNKETGSNVGANPNKPKEDKPNARVFAMTQEEADNANEFVSGTILIQKVPAYALFDYGATHSFMSKRFAKKL